Proteins encoded in a region of the Trypanosoma brucei gambiense DAL972 chromosome 6, complete sequence genome:
- a CDS encoding ATP-dependent DEAH-box RNA helicase, putative: protein MNQKRCEGGKHQTVDANIRRFPMGGSPQASQLQQMLPHASVRAACSPGFFPPAPMYGHPLPMPSGVWWPPVLLPRAPVQQEFTNSLPRGNDSRQKCENMPASDNSDTKRGVLDIVDNQKGGGFPENFKRLKKHLQSMVKAFVDDPTAHELSFPPTLSAAGRQQVHKFAHTFGLFHESSGSQNERFLTLRKFNKTSEEQGRQFLIANGVRVRTEGYQGAQRLPDEYIRPKVSNINLLVGPLLKRMFRDLKLRGEQRQGGRQLTVVQPGLGNVPTSKVPRHRYAELQRFRATLPAFRQQGAILNAVKISDIVVISGDTGCGKTTQIPQMLYDAGIFNKDLQIVCTQPRRVSALSVAQRVSEERGEACGNSCGYIIRFDNITSSETRIVYMTTGILLRRLRTDPQLSDVSCLIVDEVHERDVETDFCLLLLRDRIIDQRRNPGAYANHIKVVVMSATIQVEKIISYFSGVTVGETIPVIKIPGTLHPVRECYMEDVLQWLQMPLSTLASMKLPNNALSMQSTGNNTEDMAKRSVYEKIKETVDTKLDFDSQAHVPYDIVVKLIGYIHRSSQHLSESILVFLPGWQAISRVANMIRMSNVSRELSVLQLHSSLTAEEQQRVFYRAPKGYRKVVLSTNIAETSITIDDIVYVVDSCLTKVSSYDPAANTSALTAEFISRANGLQRRGRAGRCRPGVCIHLLPRSSYEALPEFLPPEIMRTPLEEVCLLAKALRPEETCVEVLSRALDVPSEYSTKHATNFLKDIGAFTPEAEQLTSLGRALSRLPVHPLLGKMLLAAACFGVLDPVATIAAFLSGKSPFLNTPNQRGDLQKAVDAIDNGFLSDHMSVLKLFDGWKRSGCSPEYAIHNFADQAVLRSISRTKNQLLRFVENSALLRRTKNPMKFASRHSDNLGLIRLVVLWSLYPRIASLEYRSKRSGGQPEVICWDDKHCQLAATSVLARKRQNKYGDRAFIFFNERMFLETNLTIFDATAVTPVELALCLRELTVKSVKEIPPSLFTDHESRMTPVFPYVPNGEKESENMAALFFDNCKKMYLTNVDVATCLRDVRECMDYYLALSINRVRADLFPEELSCAIAYAIGYPLASFKSGNTVVGDSSESEFSETGEQAGSSRVMEGGNIHVEADSCSDSSGDIPEMVIDEFENFDLTDAEMRQISISLGNLAVFNRYTASHQFLSAETTATRGEGEHDAVAGGGQKRVEYGESQGPEATGESEGNAPVTEEGGFVTRDEEAPDTAQE from the coding sequence ATGAACCAGAAGCGATGCGAAGGCGGGAAGCATCAAACAGTTGATGCGAACATACGTCGCTTCCCGATGGGTGGCAGCCCTCAGGCCTCACAACTGCAACAAATGTTGCCCCATGCCTCCGTTAGGGCTGCGTGCTCACCGGGCTTCTTCCCACCTGCCCCGATGTACGGTCATCCACTTCCGATGCCCAGTGGTGTTTGGTGGCCGCCCGTCTTGTTGCCACGTGCTCCAGTTCAGCAGGAGTTCACCAATTCCTTACCTAGGGGAAATGATTCTCGACAAAAGTGCGAGAATATGCCTGCGTCCGATAACTCCGACACAAAGCGCGGCGTGTTGGACATTGTCGACAATCAAAAAGGTGGTGGATTCCCTGAGAATTTTAAGCGTCTGAAAAAGCACCTTCAAAGTATGGTAAAGGCCTTTGTGGACGATCCCACCGCTCATGAGCTCTCGTTCCCCCCAACACTGTCTGCTGCAGGTCGCCAGCAGGTGCATAAGTTCGCCCACACTTTTGGTTTATTCCATGAATCTTCAGGGTCGCAGAACGAGCGTTTCCTGACGCTGAGAAAATTCAACAAAACGAGCGAAGAACAGGGAAGGCAATTTTTGATTGCTAACGGGGTTCGAGTGAGGACAGAGGGTTACCAAGGGGCTCAGAGGCTTCCTGATGAATACATCAGACCTAAAGTTTCGAACATCAATCTATTGGTGGGGCCACTCCTTAAGCGGATGTTCCGCGACTTGAAGCTGAGGGGAGAGCAGCGCCAGGGGGGTCGACAGTTAACCGTCGTGCAACCCGGGTTGGGGAACGTCCCGACTAGCAAAGTGCCCCGCCACCGGTATGCGGAGTTGCAAAGGTTCCGGGCAACATTGCCTGCTTTCCGACAACAGGGCGCTATTCTCAATGCTGTAAAGATAAGCGATATCGTTGTCATTAGTGGTGACACAGGATGCGGTAAAACTACTCAAATACCTCAAATGTTGTACGATGCAGGGATATTCAACAAAGATCTACAGATAGTGTGTACCCAACCGCGAAGGGTCAGCGCCCTTTCCGTTGCACAGCGGGTGTCTGAGGAGCGTGGTGAAGCGTGTGGAAACAGTTGTGGATATATCATCCGATTTGACAACATAACAAGCAGTGAAACGAGAATTGTTTACATGACCACTGGAATCCTCCTGCGTCGTCTACGCACGGATCCACAGCTTTCCGATGTCTCTTGTCTCATTGTGGATGAGGTGCACGAAAGGGACGTCGAAACAGATTTTTGCTTGTTACTTCTCCGCGACCGAATTATTGATCAGCGGCGGAATCCAGGGGCCTATGCAAACCACATAAAGGTAGTCGTCATGTCCGCCACAATACAAGTTGAGAAAATAATATCGTACTTTTCAGGCGTTACCGTTGGTGAAACAATACCAGTTATCAAGATACCAGGGACACTGCATCCCGTGAGAGAATGTTACATGGAAGATGTCTTACAGTGGCTCCAAATGCCACTTTCAACACTTGCTTCTATGAAATTGCCAAATAATGCACTTTCAATGCAGAGTACGGGTAACAATACTGAAGATATGGCAAAGCGCTCGGTGTacgaaaagataaaagaaaccGTTGACACGAAACTGGACTTTGACTCACAGGCCCATGTACCGTACGACATAGTGGTTAAGCTTATAGGATATATTCACAGAAGTTCCCAACATCTGTCAGAGAGTATACTGGTTTTCCTTCCGGGGTGGCAGGCCATATCTCGTGTGGCAAACATGATTCGAATGTCAAATGTGTCCAGGGAGTTGTCCGTCCTACAGCTGCATTCCAGTCTGACCGCGGAAGAACAACAGCGGGTGTTTTACCGTGCCCCCAAAGGCTACCGGAAGGTAGTGCTTTCAACTAACATAGCCGAGACGAGTATAACAATTGACGACATCGTCTATGTTGTTGACAGTTGCCTCACGAAAGTTTCATCTTACGATCCCGCAGCAAACACGTCGGCCTTAACAGCAGAATTCATTAGCCGAGCCAATGGCTTGCAACGTCGTGGTAGAGCCGGGCGTTGCCGACCAGGTGTGTGTATTCACCTCCTTCCGCGGTCATCTTATGAGGCTTTACCTGAGTTTCTCCCACCGGAAATAATGAGAACCCCCTTGGAGGAAGTTTGCCTGCTTGCAAAGGCTTTAAGGCCAGAGGAAACGTGCGTAGAGGTTCTCAGCCGTGCACTTGACGTGCCCTCAGAATATTCAACAAAACATGCCACTAATTTCTTGAAGGATATTGGTGCGTTCACGCCTGAAGCTGAACAGTTGACGAGTCTTGGTAGAGCGCTGTCAAGGTTGCCTGTTCATCCGTTATTGGGCAAAATGCTGCTCGCTGCTGCCTGTTTTGGTGTTTTGGATCCGGTTGCGACAATCGCGGCCTTCCTTTCGGGGAAATCACCCTTTTTAAATACACCCAATCAAAGGGGTGACCTCCAGAAAGCGGTTGACGCCATTGACAACGGTTTTCTTTCGGACCACATGTCCGTCCTTAAACTCTTTGATGGGTGGAAACGTTCTGGGTGCAGTCCAGAATATGCAATACATAATTTCGCTGATCAAGCGGTGCTGCGGTCCATAAGTCGCACGAAAAACCAGCTGCTACGTTTTGTTGAGAACTCTGCGTTGCTACGGAGGACGAAAAATCCAATGAAATTTGCTTCTCGACATTCTGACAATCTAGGATTGATCCGCTTGGTTGTTCTTTGGTCGCTTTATCCACGGATCGCTTCTTTGGAGTACCGGAGTAAAAGGAGTGGAGGCCAACCCGAGGTTATTTGTTGGGATGACAAACATTGTCAACTAGCGGCAACATCTGTGTTGGCAAGGAAAAGGCAGAATAAATATGGAGACCGagcatttatattttttaacgAACGTATGTTCCTTGAGACCAACCTCACAATATTTGATGCCACAGCGGTGACCCCCGTAGAGCTCGCCTTATGTCTCCGTGAGCTTACCGTCAAGTCGGTAAAAGAAATTCCACCATCACTTTTTACAGATCATGAAAGTAGGATGACGCCTGTTTTTCCTTATGTGCCAaacggggaaaaggaaagtgaaaacATGGCAGCGCTATTTTTCGACAATTGTAAGAAGATGTATTTGACGAATGTTGATGTGGCAACCTGCCTTCGAGATGTTCGTGAGTGCATGGACTATTACCTCGCCCTCTCAATAAATAGGGTGCGGGCAGACCTGTTTCCGGAGGAGCTGTCATGCGCCATCGCATATGCTATAGGATATCCTCTGGCGAGTTTCAAAAGCGGAAACACGGTGGTAGGTGACAGTTCTGAGAGTGAATTTTCGGAAACCGGTGAGCAAGCGGGGTCGTCGAGGGTGATGGAAGGTGGTAATATACACGTGGAAGCTGACTCTTGCAGTGATAGTAGTGGGGACATTCCGGAAATGGTGATCGATGAATTTGAAAACTTCGACTTGACGGATGCAGAGATGAGGCAAATTTCCATCTCTCTTGGAAACTTAGCAGTCTTCAACCGCTATACCGCCAGCCATCAATTCTTATCGGCCGAGACGACTGCTACGCGTGGAGAAGGCGAACACGACGCAGTGGCTGGAGGGGGTCAAAAACGTGTTGAATATGGTGAAAGTCAAGGACCTGAGGCTACAGGTGAGAGTGAGGGCAACGCACCGGTCACTGAAGAAGGAGGTTTTGTCACTAGAGACGAGGAAGCGCCGGACACTGCGCAGGAGTGA
- a CDS encoding serine/threonine protein phosphatase, putative, with translation MVGKYLLISLVLVAHLGIRCCANVDANPLSRNVIPIEIHRIVAVGDVHGDAERFRQILEMSGVISLRSNSSKQVVWKPRWGTKEGNFFREYGTRLRTTLIQTGDLIDRGEEDLEVLEMAVSLFNEVRTNYTDDKVVLLMGNHELLNLQGHFHYVHSKSMGGFLTRALRKRAFELNGTFGGFILENFTVAYAVADTLFVHAGIDEHVASDGIERLNREAKQAIRTKNFGHILLGSTGPLWSRKMFLDASNGRCADTKKALASLGVKRVVVGHTPQRSGRVETFCGGSVIAIDVGMSRWMYGNIAALEITVTSYSSGEGVEEEVVLHEVLASDARRNGTLEDFLNDTLFLEELQHAVEEYNQRQTTKGKNDVLDDL, from the coding sequence ATGGTGGGGAAATACTTGTTAATTTCGCTAGTTCTGGTTGCACATTTGGGCATACGATGTTGTGCTAATGTAGACGCAAACCCCCTTAGCAGGAATGTCATTCCCATTGAAATCCACCGTATTGTGGCCGTCGGAGATGTGCATGGAGATGCCGAGCGTTTTCGGCAAATCCTTGAGATGTCCGGCGTCATTAGCCTACGTTCTAACAGTAGTAAACAAGTGGTGTGGAAGCCCAGATGGGGGACTAAGGAAGGTAACTTCTTTAGGGAATACGGCACACGATTGCGGACAACCCTAATACAAACTGGAGATTTGATTGATAGAGGTGAGGAAGATTTGGAGGTACTTGAGATGGCTGTTTCGCTTTTTAATGAGGTGCGCACGAACTACACTGACGACAAAGTAGTTCTGCTTATGGGAAATCACGAGCTTCTAAATCTTCAGGGTCACTTTCATTATGTCCATTCAAAATCTATGGGTGGGTTTTTGACAAGGGCGTTGCGCAAGCGCGCGTTTGAACTCAACGGCACGTTCGGAGGATTTATTTTAGAAAATTTCACAGTAGCGTATGCTGTCGCCGATACCTTATTTGTTCATGCTGGCATTGACGAACACGTTGCCTCCGATGGAATTGAGAGGCTAAACCGGGAAGCCAAGCAGGCGATACGTACAAAAAATTTTGGTCATATCCTTTTGGGTTCAACCGGTCCTTTGTGGTCCCGAAAGATGTTTCTTGATGCTTCAAATGGTCGTTGTGCCGATACAAAAAAGGCGCTCGCTTCACTGGGGGTAAAACGGGTGGTTGTGGGTCACACTCCCCAACGCTCAGGGAGAGTGGAAACTTTTTGTGGAGGCAGCGTGATTGCTATAGACGTGGGCATGAGCCGTTGGATGTACGGAAACATCGCTGCCCTCGAGATAACTGTGACTTCCTATAGTTCTGGTGAAGGTGTCGAGGAAGAGGTTGTGCTACATGAGGTTCTTGCGTCTGACGCTCGACGAAACGGAACGCTGGAAGATTTTTTAAATGACACACTGTTTTTGGAAGAGCTACAACATGCCGTCGAGGAGTACAACCAGCGTCAAACCACTAAGGGAAAGAACGATGTTCTAGACGACTTGTGA
- a CDS encoding receptor-type adenylate cyclase GRESAG 4,putative yields the protein MPLYWFLFSLFDILLEDTRFHIRIIPHITESMHWQEGGGRGCVYTHGNCRRNLTAGSPARRYSMYKHSPVITAVSLLHLLPLLLMWMPPVCADDSAVTVNVLSMMYNPEYYVEKVNAINAGFDASLSAHGWKTGSGATISVIRPPSYNTTAEDIFQLGVKQSEGKLLVVFGPLGTDPVVWVRDKLKENDLVAIAPIAYSSEVRGWNPHLYSISVEPNAELLALIRYAVVYLGLPRVGLMYAKGNGFDKESYEFTMRIMEMMGRKPCGVFAVESSGGRDVLEGELNTKWGQFVATRPQAVLLFSSIADDTTGWFVKKIAQDNRTVDMYLLAPSSFQHFLIKTWSDALVSLNRTFTPGQLITTGTVPLASDNRSSMVRHFQRDMDNYLDTNSDWKGFAKPEHYLKDDKLGEMMVFGWLAGEVLFEALNNAPQLTNRTSFMESLYKQRRYVIDDFVVGDFGGECDEGAALQGAMCNCNEGGSMAHMRVVVNSLSLKPMKKGSVTWSVSECSSANVQVSAPLIGLYVVLTDDKVAQRASMRWSLGARSIEEADDVDKRIFFHSLKVNLKNLTQSLEQVRDTKAVAAVLGVVTADILSVPNMTFIGPIPLFPRLNKFWRNVIHLQPLLAQQLYVLAVYLSNTSSTGVKALVRGGEASEVVDTLDKSLVTFGVSLDSSKTLGDDDPISSYLSGNGDVFCIGLTLTDVAAVARHLQTHLRARVFVPFNDILLFYQEFVAAFNASKESIASSERLLFATSFPHWAKKNTKSDMVARFHRHVNESHWDPLTFLGFATTRLLQVVISNMRKVNAELLADRIYTESNIRVDDVRFGPFSDAECVSGTSVSANECASNFGATNISVWSMARVLNSSLPRTQVGMTPSMDYVIPQEGQLTRSQIAGIISGCVSALLLFIALGVFLHISLRNARNNNRAPKEPTDPVTLIFTDIESSTALWAAHPDLMPDAVAAHHRMVRSLIGRYKCYEVKTVGDSFMIASKSPFAAVQLAQELQLCFLHHDWGTNALDDSYREFEEQRAEGECEYTPPTAHMDPEVYSRLWNGLRVRVGIHTGLCDIRHDEVTKGYDYYGRTPNMAARTESVANGGQVLMTHAAYMSLSAEDRKQIDVTALGAVALRGVSDPVKMYQLNTVPSRNFAALRLDREYFFDEGEDGTTTSTSDHSSSRAELSESAQIIATALQSLLSTFKTAHREKLLLPYCERWRVPLPRKAASEWDDAYCEEVVRRIAVKVGRVADHGAHSGSESSSTQGSSSIIIVPFYDPCYREMCSF from the coding sequence ATGCCACTTTACtggtttctattttccctctttgatATTCTTCTCGAAGACACAAGATTTCACATACGAATAATACCACACATTACCGAAAGTATGCACTGGCAGGAAGGTGGCGGAAGAGGATGTGTGTACACTCATGGAAACTGCAGGCGGAACCTTACCGCAGGGAGCCCTGCAAGGCGTTACAGCATGTACAAGCACTCACCTGTCATTACTGCTGTATCACTGCTACACttgttgcctttgctacTCATGTGGATGCCACCTGTGTGCGCGGATGACAGTGCTGTGACGGTAAATGTGCTATCCATGATGTATAATCCGGAATATTACGTTGAGAAAGTGAACGCCATCAATGCCGGCTTTGACGCATCACTGAGTGCCCACGGTTGGAAGACGGGCTCCGGTGCGACAATATCTGTCATCCGTCCCCCATCGTACAACACCACAGCTGAGGACATATTTCAGCTGGGGGTGAAacaaagtgaagggaagttaTTAGTTGTATTCGGGCCCCTGGGTACTGACCCTGTCGTTTGGGTTCGTGATAaactaaaggaaaatgatCTTGTTGCCATCGCTCCTATTGCGTACTCCAGTGAGGTCCGTGGTTGGAACCCTCACCTCTATTCAATAAGTGTCGAACCCAATGCTGAGCTCCTCGCCCTCATTCGATACGCTGTTGTTTATCTGGGTCTGCCGCGTGTAGGTTTGATGTATGCGAAGGGTAATGGGTTTGACAAGGAGTCATATGAGTTTACCATGCGAATAATGGAAATGATGGGCCGCAAGCCATGTGGAGTGTTCGCTGTGGAGAGCAGTGGGGGTCGGGACGTCTTGGAGGGTGAATTGAATACCAAGTGGGGGCAATTTGTTGCTACACGTCCGCAGGCTGTACTGCTATTTTCGTCAATCGCGGATGATACCACCGGGTGGTTTGTCAAGAAGATAGCACAGGACAACCGCACTGTGGACATGTACCTGCTCGCTCCTTCCAGTTTTCAACATTTTCTGATCAAAACATGGAGCGATGCGCTGGTGTCACTTAATCGTACGTTCACTCCTGGACAGCTGATCACAACTGGAACAGTGCCACTCGCTAGTGACAATCGGTCCTCGATGGTTCGGCACTTCCAGCGTGACATGGACAATTACCTGGATACAAACAGTGACTGGAAGGGCTTTGCGAAACCTGAACATTACCTTAAGGACGACAAATTAGGGGAGATGATGGTGTTTGGATGGCTTGCGGGAGAAGTTCTGTTTGAGGCCCTAAACAACGCTCCACAACTGACAAACCGTACTTCATTCATGGAATCTCTGTACAAGCAGCGTCGCTACGTGATTGATGACtttgtggttggtgactttggtggtgagtgcgaTGAGGGCGCTGCATTACAGGGTGCCATGTGTAATTGCAATGAAGGCGGCAGCATGGCGCATATGAGAGTTGTTGTCAACAGCCTCAGTTTGAAGCCTATGAAGAAAGGCTCTGTGACGTGGAGTGTATCGGAGTGCTCAAGTGCTAATGTGCAGGTGAGCGCACCGTTAATCGGACTGTATGTAGTCCTTACGGATGATAAAGTTGCACAACGTGCGAGCATGAGGTGGTCGTTGGGCGCTCGGAGCATCGAGGAAGCGGATGATGTTGATAAGAGAATATTTTTCCATTCCTTAAAGGTTAATTTGAAAAATTTAACGCAATCACTTGAACAAGTAAGGGACACGAAGGCCGTAGCTGCAGTTCTTGGTGTTGTTACCGCTGATATTCTGAGCGTGCCGAATATGACTTTCATTGGCCCTATTCCACTGTTCCCCCGGTTGAACAAGTTCTGGAGAAACGTGATCCATCTGCAACCGCTACTTGCGCAGCAGCTATATGTGCTTGCTGTATACCTCTCCAACACCTCTTCCACGGGAGTGAAGGCGCTTGTTCGCGGGGGTGAAGCATCTGAGGTTGTAGACACGCTTGATAAGTCATTGGTTACGTTTGGTGTGTCGCTTGATTCCAGTAAGACACTTGGTGATGATGACCCGATATCGTCATATCTCTCGGGTAATGGAGATGTGTTTTGTATTGGACTCACTCTCACTGAcgttgctgcggttgcgcGGCACCTTCAGACCCACCTCAGGGCCCGTGTATTCGTTCCATTCAAtgacattttgttgttttatcaGGAGTTTGTGGCTGCATTTAATGCGAGTAAAGAGTCTATTGCCAGCTCAGAGCGGCTCCTATTCGCGACGAGTTTCCCACACTGGGCAAAGAAGAACACGAAATCAGATATGGTTGCGAGATTTCATCGCCATGTCAATGAATCGCATTGGGATCCACTAACGTTCCTGGGCTTTGCTACCACTCGGTTGCTTCAGGTTGTTATCTCCAATATGAGGAAGGTGAATGCAGAGCTGCTGGCAGACCGCATTTACACGGAGTCCAACATCAGAGTGGATGACGTGCGATTTGGACCCTTCAGTGATGCGGAATGTGTTTCTGGTACGAGTGTTTCGGCAAATGAGTGTGCCTCAAACTTTGGAGCCACAAACATTTCTGTATGGTCGATGGCGCGTGTGCTGAATTCAAGCTTGCCCAGGACACAGGTTGGGATGACACCGTCTATGGACTATGTTATTCCGCAAGAGGGTCAACTCACACGGTCACAGATAGCTGGAATAATTTCTGGGTGTGTATCCGccttgttattatttattgCCCTTGGTGTGTTCCTACACATCTCCCTGCGGAACGCTCGTAACAACAACCGTGCACCCAAGGAGCCAACGGACCCcgtgacactaatatttactgacattgagagcagcactgcgttgtgggctgcacaccctgatcTGATGCCCGATGCCGTCGCCGCGCATCATCGTATGGTCCGTTCACTGATTGGGAGGTATAAGTGCTACGAAGTCAAAACTGTTGGGGATTCGTTCATGATAGCGAGTAAGAGtcctttcgctgccgtccaactcgcacaggaattacagctgtgtttcttgcatcatGACTGGGGAACAAATGCACTTGATGATTCTTACCGTGAGTTTGAGGAGCAGCGTGCGGAGGGAGAATGTGAGTACACACCACCAACCGCGCATATGGATCCTGAAGTGTACagtcgtttgtggaatggcctgcgtgtacgtgttggaatccacaccgggttgtgcgacatccgacacgatgaagtgacgaagggatatgactactatgggcggactccaaacatggcagcaaggacggagagtgtagcaaatggtggtcaggtgctgatgacgcATGCGGCGTACATGTCGCTGTCAGCTGAGGATCGTAAGCAAATTGATGTCACTGCACTTGGTGCTGTCGCACTTCGCGGTGTGAGTGATCCGGTTAAGATGTACCAGCTGAATACCGTGCCTAGTCGTaactttgctgcattacggCTGGACCGCGAATACTTTTTTGATGAGGGCGAGGATGGCACGACAACCTCCACAAGCGACCACAGTTCTTCGCGTGCGGAGCTGAGTGAATCAGCTCAGATAATTGCAACTGCACTACAGTCGCTGTTAAGCACGTTCAAGACAGCGCATCGTgagaagttgttgctgccgtattgtgagcgttggcgtGTGCCTCTTCCCCGTAAAGCTGCATCCGAGTGGGATGACGCCTACTGtgaggaagtggtgcgtcGCATTGCAGTTAAGGTTGGGCGCGTCGCTGACCATGGCGCTCATAGTGGAAGTGAGTCGTCAAGTACGCAAGGCAGTTCATCAATTATTATCGTCCCCTTTTACGACCCTTGCTACCGTGAaatgtgttctttttaa